Proteins encoded by one window of Antechinus flavipes isolate AdamAnt ecotype Samford, QLD, Australia chromosome 4, AdamAnt_v2, whole genome shotgun sequence:
- the TMEM69 gene encoding transmembrane protein 69 — protein sequence MLRLLRGCSRASSLVLKTPRVTGSPTVWVTPGLLTSSWRAEDGIRDYRTSSCCFKKKAPMFPSKPPLTLTYLQDTPKPALWVALTGLVPFVAPPLVMMATKTYVPLLAYTQMAYGASFLSFLGGARWGFTLPEDSPAKPDLRNLACSGVPLMFSWYAFLISEGLPEALVLLLLGFGVSLHNEVFLLPHYPNWFKAMRLVVTLVAFFSFIATLIIKDLFPETDSKLGKAHSPGKL from the exons ATGCTCCGCCTTCTGCGTGGCTGCTCTCGGGCTTCTTCCCTG GTCCTCAAGACTCCCCGTGTGACAGGTAGCCCCACTGTGTGGGTGACTCCAGGGCTCCTCACATCCAGTTGGAGGGCTGAGGATGGGATCAGGGACTATCGCACATCAAGCTGCTGCTTCAAGAAGAAGGCGCCCATGTTTCCCTCAAAGCCCCCCCTCACTCTCACCTACCTGCAGGACACCCCTAAGCCAGCCCTGTGGGTTGCTTTGACTGGCTTGGTCCCGTTTGTGGCCCCTCCCCTGGTCATGATGGCCACTAAGACCTATGTACCCCTTTTGGCATATACCCAGATGGCCTACGGAGCCAGCTTCCTATCTTTCCTGGGGGGGGCCAGGTGGGGATTTACCCTGCCAGAAGATAGCCCAGCCAAGCCCGACCTCAGGAACTTAGCCTGCAGTGGGGTCCCCCTGATGTTTTCATGGTATGCCTTTCTTATTTCTGAGGGACTCCCTGAGGCCCTTGTCTTGCTGCTCTTGGGCTTTGGGGTATCATTACACAATGAAGTCTTCCTCTTGCCCCATTACCCCAACTGGTTCAAAGCCATGAGATTAGTAGTGACTCTTGtagcatttttctcatttatagccACTTTGATAATTAAAGATTTGTTTCCAGAGACTGACAGTAAGCTGGGTAAAGCTCACTCTCCTGGCAAATTGTGA